The segment GATAACCTTTTCCCAGTCCCACTGATCCACGTATACTGAGTGAATTGGATCCAAGGAATCCTCATCTGGACGCAGAGCCTTCATGTGAACAAAGAGTCCTTCTCCCTCATTAAAACCGAAACGAGCCAAGGTATGGCGCTTCCACTTAGCAAGTGAGTGAACCACTTCATAGGTCGCATCTGGAATCAGCTTCACATTAACAGTAACCGCATTCTCCACACCGGACAAATTATCCTGCATACCATCCCCGACACGACTCAAAATCGGTCCTTGCACTTCTACGATTTCTAGCTTGTCTTTCAAATACTGAGTGAATGTATTTTTGACGAAAGAAATCTCCTCTTGCTGATGAATGAAGCTTTTCTTCATACCTTACCTCCTTAAATTTATACACCTTATTATACTCTTTTTTACCTACTTGTAAAGTCTTTTTATTAAATATTCTGATAATTTAATAGAGGTGTTTCACTTCGGATGTCAGTACTTCTATCACGCCCTCTGTCAAGCGTCTAGGACCACGCACCGCCCTGACTCCCAAGTCCATCATGCGCGCTCTCGGCAAAACATTATCGGAAAACTGAGCAAGCAATTCCACCTGCATGAGTTTCTTTTCTGTCGGAATATCTGATTCTCCATGATTTTCCAAGTTTGCTTCTAAGACACGACAAACATAACGAATGGCCTGTACCGGCGCTGTAACATAGATGGCTACGATGTCCCCGGCTTGAATAGTTGATTTTTGTGGCCAATAGACTACCTTATTTTCCGCAAATTCGGTATCGATATCATAGACCTTGGGATTGGCTGGAATAACCCAGTAATCAGGCCCTTGCGCCGCCTTGTAGGATTTCGGTCCCACCAAATAACGACTTTTCTCAAGGAGGGCAAACACCGTCTGGTCCTCTAACGTATCATCCAGCAAGACTGACACCCAAGACTTCTTAGACATGTGATAGGCTGGGAAAATGCCCGACTGACTTAGTAGCTCTGCTATTTCCCGAACATCGACCTTGAGATTGACAATCTCCACCTCTTCTTGAGAACCGCTCCCATCCAGCTTGTCCCTCGGAATCTGACTGACCAGGGCATACCACTTATTATTGGAGGGATGGCGAAAAGCACCATAGGTCGGCAACTTGGCAAAGGGATAGTCAGGAAGGTCGCCCCACTTCTCCTTGATGAGCTGGGCTATACGGTTGCTTTGGTCTTTGGAAAATGGCAGAGCGATACAGCAGGCCTCCTCTACTCGATCCAAAATGGACTGATAAGCCTCACGTACCTGCCCCACAAAAGCCCCAGCTGGCGCAGTCACCAGATGGGCGGTATAGGCCTCCTCCATCTCACAATCCCAAACATAGGATGACAGCTGACCAGCCTCATCCACCTCCACCACCGCCTCAAACTGCCCCTCCATGAAGACCTCACGGTAGATGTAACGATTGTCTGAGAAGATAAAACCGAAAGGGATGAGGGAGGGGAGGTGGATTTTATAAGAATTAACTGAAGACATAGGCATAGTTCTCTCTTGAAACAAAATCAATAAAATCTAAAATTAAAGTTTATCAACCAAATGATATTCAACAATATCTTTGGTTTTCCGAATTACTTTTCTAAATTCTAGTTGTTTTAAGGGATTAGAAATAATAGTAAGCTTAGAGGAACTTTCTAAATTTGAAACGACAGAAAGAAAGTAATTCGACTTATAAAATTCAGCTTGTTGATACTCTTTTAAAGTTAGTCGAATATCCCCGTGTTTTCCCCTAATTCCCTTTACCTCAGCTAAATAATTATTCTTTCCTACACTGAGCTGAAAATCATATCCATCACCATACAAACGAGCATCCTCTATAGTACCACTTTGGAAAACGGACTCTTTTTGATAATTGTTCATAAAGTACAATTCAGCTTCTAGTCCTGTTTCTTGTAATCTTTTGAATTTTGACTTCACTATAGGACTTTCAATTAATGTTATTTCCTTTACATTATGAACTTTCTGAAGGTACAACTTAACGATGTTGGCATAATTTACAACATCTTCATTTCCAAACAAGCTATCAATTAGTTCTTTTCTAGGGCGATAATCTTCCATTCTTTGATAAATTCATTATCGAATTTAGCTAGACCATAGCCTAATAGATTTAATAGTTCGTAATATTTGTGACGGTTTCTATTTGACATATCCTTACCCCCACTTATGCAATGTTTCTTCAAAAAGATTATTATATCTATTTATATTCCCCCTGATTTCATTACACTTAACCGAATCATACGTTATTATTCTGCCATCTTGATTTTCAATTTTAAATCCATGCACTCCATCAGTTTTTGCATGAGCTAATAAATTCCTTTCCTTTAATATATTTG is part of the Streptococcus suis genome and harbors:
- a CDS encoding MmcQ/YjbR family DNA-binding protein; amino-acid sequence: MSSVNSYKIHLPSLIPFGFIFSDNRYIYREVFMEGQFEAVVEVDEAGQLSSYVWDCEMEEAYTAHLVTAPAGAFVGQVREAYQSILDRVEEACCIALPFSKDQSNRIAQLIKEKWGDLPDYPFAKLPTYGAFRHPSNNKWYALVSQIPRDKLDGSGSQEEVEIVNLKVDVREIAELLSQSGIFPAYHMSKKSWVSVLLDDTLEDQTVFALLEKSRYLVGPKSYKAAQGPDYWVIPANPKVYDIDTEFAENKVVYWPQKSTIQAGDIVAIYVTAPVQAIRYVCRVLEANLENHGESDIPTEKKLMQVELLAQFSDNVLPRARMMDLGVRAVRGPRRLTEGVIEVLTSEVKHLY